Below is a window of Picosynechococcus sp. PCC 7002 DNA.
TTGAGGCGGCCCTATCGGGTTTGGCCATTAGCGACTCGCTGCTCTTGAGCTATGGCCTGTTGGAAGTATTAACCCTTTCTACTTATTTATTAGTTGGTTTTTGGTACGCCCAACCCCTGGTCGTGACAGCGGCTAGGGATGCTTTTTTGACCAAACGGGTCGGCGATATCTTGCTCTTGATGGGCATTGTTGCTTTGTCTAGCTATGGTACGGGGCTCACTTTTAGTGAACTAGAAACTTGGGCGGCGAATCCCCCCTTGCCCCCCTGGGAAGCCAGTCTCGTGGGCCTTGCGCTCATTTCCGGGCCGATTGGTAAATGTGCCCAGTTCCCGTTGAACCTCTGGCTTGATGAAGCGATGGAAGGGCCAAACCCAGCGGGGATTATTCGTAATTCGGTGGTGGTTTCTGCGGGGGCCTATGTACTGCTCAAAATGGAGCCCGTTTTTACGATTACGCCGATCACCTCCGACGCTTTGATTATTATCGGTACCGTAACTACGGTGGGGGCTTCGTTGGTTGCCCTAGCTCAAATTGATATTAAGCGGGCCTTATCCCATTCCACCAGTGCTTACCTTGGTTTGGTGTTTATTGCGGTGGGGTTAAATCAAGTCGATATTGCCCTGTTGCTTTTGCTAACCCATGCGATCGCCAAAGCGCTCTTATTTATGAGTATTGGTGCGGTTATTCTCAATACCCACGGTCAAAATATTACGGAAATGGGTGGCCTCTGGTCACGGATGCCGGCAACCACTAGTGCCTTTGTGGTGGGGTCAGCGGGGCTTGTGTGCCTCTTTCCCCTGGGGACGTTTTGGACGATGCGCCGTTGGGTCGATGGTTTTTGGGATACACCCCCGTGGCTCGTGCTGCTCCTCGTGGGAGTAAACTTCTGCTCCAGTTTTAATCTGACCAGGGTCTTTCGTTCTGTTTTCCTCGGTGCCCCCAAGCCAAAAACGCGGCGATCGCCTGAGGTGGTCTGGCAAATGGCTGTGCCCATGGTGAGTCTGATCCTAATGACCCTGATGGTGCCCTTCTTTTTGCACCAATGGCAATTGCTCTTTAACCCATCCCTGCCGACCCTTGTTGAACGGCCGCTCATCGTGACTTTAGCAATACCAGCACTGATGATCACTGGGGGCCTCGGCTTAGTCGCTGGTCTAACGATTACTTTGAATCCTTCCCTGAGTCGTCCCCGACAGCTTTATCTGCGCTTTTTGCAGGATTTGCTGGCCTACGATTTTTACATTGACCGCATTTACAACGTGACAGTGGTTTGGCTGGTCACAACCCTTTCAAAACTCGCCGCTTGGTTTGATCGCTACGTTGTGGATGGTTTTGTCAACTTGACAGGTTTGGCGACACTTTTTAGTGGAAGCGCCCTGCGTTACAACGTTTCGGGACAGTCTCAATTCTATGTTTTGACGATTGTTTTAGGGATGATCCTCGGCCTAGTCTGGTTTATGGCCACGGGTCAATGGACGATGATTACGGATTTTTGGTCGAATCAGTTGGCCTAAGGAGTTTCCCCCTTTGTTGTTAAATCTGCTTTTTTGTGAATTTTGGAGGAAAGAATGCTGAGTGCCTTAATTTGGCTGCCCTTGGCCGGAGCTCTGTTGGTGGCGATACTCCCCCAGGGAGAAAAAAATCAGTTTTCCCGGACGATGGCCCTGGGAGCGGCTGCCCTCGTTTTTGTTTGGACAGCTTGGTTGGGGTTCCATTATGATGTGGCGATCGCCGGCCTCCAATTTGTCGAACATTATCTTTGGATTGAGTGGTTGGGTCTGAACTACGATCTCGGTGTTGATGGTCTATCGTTGCCCCTCCTTGCCCTCAATGCGTTGTTGACCCTAGTAGCCCTCTGGATTAGCCCCAAGGATCTGCACCGCCCTCGCTTTTATTACGCCCTCTTTTTGCTCTTGCAGGCGAGTGTCAATGGGGCGTTTTTGGCCCAGGATGTGCTGCTCTTTTTTCTGTTCTACGAAATTGAAATTATCCCCCTATATTTTCTCATTGCGATTTGGGGCGGCAAAAAACGAGGCTATGCCGCCATTAAATTTTTGCTCTACACAGCCGTTTCCGGAATTTTAATTCTGGCTTCTTTCTTGGGTCTGGCCTTCCTCACAGAATCTAATACCTTTGCCTACAGTGCCCTCCACAGTGATTTGTTGCCCCTGACCACCCAATTAATTCTCCTCGGCGGCATTTTGGTGGGCTTTGGGATCAAAATTCCGTTTTTGCCTTTCCATACTTGGCTCCCGGATGCCCACGTCGAAGCGTCTACCCCTGTATCGGTGATTTTGGCGGGGGTACTCCTCAAAGTTGGTACCTACGGTCTACTGAAGTTTGGGATTGGCCTATTTCCCCTGGCTTGGGCTGTCGTGGCCCCTTGGCTAGCGATCTGGGCGGCAATCAGTGCCTTGTATGGGGCTTCCTGTGCGATCGCCCAAAAAGACATGAAAAAAGTGGTGGCCTATTCCTCCATTGCCCACATGGCGTTTATTCTGCTGGCGGCGGCGGCGGCGACCCCCTTAAGTTTGGCAGCGGCAGAAATCCAGATGGTCAGCCATGGTTTAATCTCTGGGCTGCTCTTTTTGTTGGTGGGCATTGTCTACAAAAAAACGGGCAGTCGGGATGTCGATTATCTACGGGGACTGCTCACCCCAGAACGGGGTCTGCCTTTGACGGGGAGTTTGATGATCCTGGGGGTCATGGCCAGTGCGGGTTTGCCGGGGATGGCGGGCTTTATCGCTGAATTCCTCATTTTTCGGGGCAGCTTTCCGGTGTATCCAGTGGCGACTCTCCTGTGTATGGTGGGGACAGGTCTCACGGCGGTGTATTTTCTGCTGATGATTAATAAGGTCTTTTTTGGCCGCTTGACCCCAGAACTCATTAATATGTCCCCGGTCAATTGGGCGGATCAGTTTCCGGCGGTTATGTTAGTGATATTGCTGTTCGTCTTTGGGTTGCAGCCCCAGTGGCTGGTGCGCTGGAGTGAGATCGACACAGCGGCCTTGGTGGCATCCCCGACGGCTATTGAAATTTCTTTAAAGTAAAAGTAAGCGTTTAAGAATTGTGGATATGAATATGGTCACTGCTGTTTTAGAGCCTTCGCGGCACCCCCTTGCCCCTTTCATTCATCGCCTTGAGCAAGGTTTACCGATGCTGGAAAATAGCGATCAAAATGTGATGGAAGTGGTGGGCATCCTCAAGAGTTATGGGGTGGTCTTAGATGCCTACTCGAATAATCTGAACTATGTGGCCGAATCGCAATTTCTCAATGTTTTTCCCTTTTTTAAGTATTTCAACGGCCAATTAACGGGCGATCGCCTCCTGAAACATTGGTGGCATGACCGGATTAACTTTGAATATGCCGAATATTGCATGAAGTCGATGTTTTGGCATGGTGGTGGGGGTTTAGATGCCTACCTCGACACGCCAGAATTTATTGAGGCCGCCAAAAAGGCGATCGCCGCCCGCTGGAAAAATAATCCCTTCATGTTGGGTTTGAATAAACTCTTCCCCGATTTTCTCCTGGAGCAAACCCGACAAATGGCCTACTACACAGGCTTAGGTCAGTTCTGGCGCGTCATGAGTGATATGTTTCTCGACCTGAGCGATCGCTATGATGCCGGTGAAATCAAAACCACCGCCGACGTGACCAACCACGTCCTAGCCGGATTGGTAGCTGATGCCAGCCG
It encodes the following:
- a CDS encoding NAD(P)H-quinone oxidoreductase subunit F, which encodes MSEFLLQSVWLVPVYGITGALLTLPWSLGLIRRTGPRPAAYLNLIMTFLGLLHGSFAFASLWNMPPQQLSLEWLQVADLNLSLVIEISPVNLGAMELVTGICFMAQLYGLGYLEKDWSIARFYGLMGFFEAALSGLAISDSLLLSYGLLEVLTLSTYLLVGFWYAQPLVVTAARDAFLTKRVGDILLLMGIVALSSYGTGLTFSELETWAANPPLPPWEASLVGLALISGPIGKCAQFPLNLWLDEAMEGPNPAGIIRNSVVVSAGAYVLLKMEPVFTITPITSDALIIIGTVTTVGASLVALAQIDIKRALSHSTSAYLGLVFIAVGLNQVDIALLLLLTHAIAKALLFMSIGAVILNTHGQNITEMGGLWSRMPATTSAFVVGSAGLVCLFPLGTFWTMRRWVDGFWDTPPWLVLLLVGVNFCSSFNLTRVFRSVFLGAPKPKTRRSPEVVWQMAVPMVSLILMTLMVPFFLHQWQLLFNPSLPTLVERPLIVTLAIPALMITGGLGLVAGLTITLNPSLSRPRQLYLRFLQDLLAYDFYIDRIYNVTVVWLVTTLSKLAAWFDRYVVDGFVNLTGLATLFSGSALRYNVSGQSQFYVLTIVLGMILGLVWFMATGQWTMITDFWSNQLA
- a CDS encoding NADH-quinone oxidoreductase subunit M — protein: MLSALIWLPLAGALLVAILPQGEKNQFSRTMALGAAALVFVWTAWLGFHYDVAIAGLQFVEHYLWIEWLGLNYDLGVDGLSLPLLALNALLTLVALWISPKDLHRPRFYYALFLLLQASVNGAFLAQDVLLFFLFYEIEIIPLYFLIAIWGGKKRGYAAIKFLLYTAVSGILILASFLGLAFLTESNTFAYSALHSDLLPLTTQLILLGGILVGFGIKIPFLPFHTWLPDAHVEASTPVSVILAGVLLKVGTYGLLKFGIGLFPLAWAVVAPWLAIWAAISALYGASCAIAQKDMKKVVAYSSIAHMAFILLAAAAATPLSLAAAEIQMVSHGLISGLLFLLVGIVYKKTGSRDVDYLRGLLTPERGLPLTGSLMILGVMASAGLPGMAGFIAEFLIFRGSFPVYPVATLLCMVGTGLTAVYFLLMINKVFFGRLTPELINMSPVNWADQFPAVMLVILLFVFGLQPQWLVRWSEIDTAALVASPTAIEISLK
- a CDS encoding CO2 hydration protein, whose product is MVTAVLEPSRHPLAPFIHRLEQGLPMLENSDQNVMEVVGILKSYGVVLDAYSNNLNYVAESQFLNVFPFFKYFNGQLTGDRLLKHWWHDRINFEYAEYCMKSMFWHGGGGLDAYLDTPEFIEAAKKAIAARWKNNPFMLGLNKLFPDFLLEQTRQMAYYTGLGQFWRVMSDMFLDLSDRYDAGEIKTTADVTNHVLAGLVADASRPITYKVEIKGEVYELIPESAGLTFLMDTAVPYVEAIFFRGTPFAGTISYNAQAAQVPAEQGIFTYGALYADPLPIGGSGIPPTLLMQDMRHFLPDYLWDYYMGTLRKEQDLRVKICQTFQKSMFCVTSAALMGLAPHGLEPKTLAEQQANREFFEHWMDRLLSSQIKAVNSQA